A genome region from Hoplias malabaricus isolate fHopMal1 chromosome 8, fHopMal1.hap1, whole genome shotgun sequence includes the following:
- the bag5 gene encoding BAG family molecular chaperone regulator 5 isoform X3, which translates to MCFTILFGKPFDGGKRTMDHGSQQQQQQTQQMPGTFQAFAGPQDPYPGQHPTLAQLDELQREVAALRQQVCSFSGLQSDREYKRLERELTQLLLEIDKVETEGRMDLQQARKRAAGEVEGLLRYLEGNANHPSRLAIEELSREAQSLLLAGVVAPFRQGQAQEASETGEELVEAVQDVAMRLAQVKTGGSVPLRKARYRALTRVCAVQEVLEGRVRLHTLALPLSDETHEAVQRINHVMVQVSGARCQLVALLMGLSGRDSCTHLARVLTELLVELDALDVSSNTAVRNYRKQVVEEINGLLKHLDLEGEGDDTFRYDLAHNDSIREIEAIRSRVSVLRAEVLRQGVVGQGAELQILLTRLDQVDTGRNPCIREARRRAVLEVQAVITYLDLWEALGRRNPGPDEPLPHAAVWSVLGNLSDLQAQVLGFDGKRADKSYMVLEELLTKQLLALDAVDPQGDPGTKTARKQAVKYAQNILSYLDMKTDEWEY; encoded by the exons atGTGTTTCACAAT CCTTTTCGGGAAGCCCTTTGATGGTGGGAAGAGGACAATGGATCATGGCAgccagcagcaacagcagcagacTCAGCAGATGCCAGGGACGTTCCAAGCATTTGCGGGACCTCAGGATCCATACCCGGGGCAGCATCCTACCCTTGCACAGCTGGATGAACTACAGAGGGAAGTGGCTGCACTGAGGCAGCAAGTCTGCTCATTTAGCGGCCTGCAGAGCGACAGAGAGTACAAGCGACTTGAGCGTGAGCTGACCCAGCTTCTGCTGGAGATCGATAAG GTGGAGACAGAGGGTCGGATGGACTTACAGCAGGCTAGAAAGCGGGCAGCAGGTGAGGTTGAGGGGCTTCTTCGCTACCTGGAGGGTAATGCTAATCACCCATCTCGACTGGCCATAGAGGAGCTGAGTCGGGAGGCACAGAGCCTCCTGCTGGCTGGGGTGGTGGCCCCATTCCGGCAGGGTCAGGCCCAGGAAGCCTCAGAGACTGGTGAAGAACTGGTGGAAGCGGTGCAGGACGTGGCCATGCGGCTGGCCCAGGTGAAGACCGGAGGGAGCGTGCCTCTCAGAAAGGCTCGTTATCGAGCTCTCACGCGGGTCTGTGCCGTACAAGAAGTTCTGGAGGGCCGTGTGCGCCTGCACACACTTGCACTGCCTTTGTCTGATGAGACCCATGAAGCTGTGCAGCGCATCAATCACGTGATGGTGCAG GTGAGTGGTGCCCGTTGCCAGCTGGTGGCCCTGCTGATGGGACTAAGTGGGCGTGACAGCTGTACCCACTTAGCACGAGTTCTCACTGAGCTGCTAGTGGAACTTGATGCTCTTGATGTGTCCAGTAACACAGCAGTCAGGAACTACAGAAAACAGGTGGTGGAGGAGATCAATGGCCTACTCAAACACCTCGACCTGGAGGGGGAAGGCGATGACACTTTCAG GTATGACTTGGCACATAATGACTCTATCCGTGAAATTGAAGCTATCCGGAGTCGTGTCTCTGTGCTGCGGGCGGAGGTCCTTCGGCAGGGTGTGGTAGGGCAGGGTGCAGAGTTGCAGATTCTTCTTACTCGTCTGGAccaagtggacacaggacgcaaCCCTTGTATCAGAGAAGCACGGCGTAGGGCTGTGTTAGAAGTTCAGGCAGTCATCACCTACCTGGACCTTTGGGAAGCCCTTGGGCGCCGGAATCCTGGCCCTGATGAGCCCCTGCCTCATGCAGCGGTGTGGAGCGTTCTGGGGAACTTGTCTGACTTGCAGGCCCAAGTGCTGGGCTTTGACGGTAAGAGAGCTGACAAAAGCTACATGGTGCTTGAGGAGTTGCTGACTAAACAGCTACTGGCTCTGGATGCTGTGGACCCTCAGGGGGACCCGGGAACAAAAACGGCCCGAAAACAAGCAGTAAAATATGCCCAGAATATCCTCAGCTACTTGGACATGAAGACGGATGAGTGGGAATATTGA
- the bag5 gene encoding BAG family molecular chaperone regulator 5 isoform X2, with protein sequence MAVRWLCSLFGKPFDGGKRTMDHGSQQQQQQTQQMPGTFQAFAGPQDPYPGQHPTLAQLDELQREVAALRQQVCSFSGLQSDREYKRLERELTQLLLEIDKVETEGRMDLQQARKRAAGEVEGLLRYLEGNANHPSRLAIEELSREAQSLLLAGVVAPFRQGQAQEASETGEELVEAVQDVAMRLAQVKTGGSVPLRKARYRALTRVCAVQEVLEGRVRLHTLALPLSDETHEAVQRINHVMVQVSGARCQLVALLMGLSGRDSCTHLARVLTELLVELDALDVSSNTAVRNYRKQVVEEINGLLKHLDLEGEGDDTFRYDLAHNDSIREIEAIRSRVSVLRAEVLRQGVVGQGAELQILLTRLDQVDTGRNPCIREARRRAVLEVQAVITYLDLWEALGRRNPGPDEPLPHAAVWSVLGNLSDLQAQVLGFDGKRADKSYMVLEELLTKQLLALDAVDPQGDPGTKTARKQAVKYAQNILSYLDMKTDEWEY encoded by the exons ATGGCTGTGCGCTGGTTATGCAG CCTTTTCGGGAAGCCCTTTGATGGTGGGAAGAGGACAATGGATCATGGCAgccagcagcaacagcagcagacTCAGCAGATGCCAGGGACGTTCCAAGCATTTGCGGGACCTCAGGATCCATACCCGGGGCAGCATCCTACCCTTGCACAGCTGGATGAACTACAGAGGGAAGTGGCTGCACTGAGGCAGCAAGTCTGCTCATTTAGCGGCCTGCAGAGCGACAGAGAGTACAAGCGACTTGAGCGTGAGCTGACCCAGCTTCTGCTGGAGATCGATAAG GTGGAGACAGAGGGTCGGATGGACTTACAGCAGGCTAGAAAGCGGGCAGCAGGTGAGGTTGAGGGGCTTCTTCGCTACCTGGAGGGTAATGCTAATCACCCATCTCGACTGGCCATAGAGGAGCTGAGTCGGGAGGCACAGAGCCTCCTGCTGGCTGGGGTGGTGGCCCCATTCCGGCAGGGTCAGGCCCAGGAAGCCTCAGAGACTGGTGAAGAACTGGTGGAAGCGGTGCAGGACGTGGCCATGCGGCTGGCCCAGGTGAAGACCGGAGGGAGCGTGCCTCTCAGAAAGGCTCGTTATCGAGCTCTCACGCGGGTCTGTGCCGTACAAGAAGTTCTGGAGGGCCGTGTGCGCCTGCACACACTTGCACTGCCTTTGTCTGATGAGACCCATGAAGCTGTGCAGCGCATCAATCACGTGATGGTGCAG GTGAGTGGTGCCCGTTGCCAGCTGGTGGCCCTGCTGATGGGACTAAGTGGGCGTGACAGCTGTACCCACTTAGCACGAGTTCTCACTGAGCTGCTAGTGGAACTTGATGCTCTTGATGTGTCCAGTAACACAGCAGTCAGGAACTACAGAAAACAGGTGGTGGAGGAGATCAATGGCCTACTCAAACACCTCGACCTGGAGGGGGAAGGCGATGACACTTTCAG GTATGACTTGGCACATAATGACTCTATCCGTGAAATTGAAGCTATCCGGAGTCGTGTCTCTGTGCTGCGGGCGGAGGTCCTTCGGCAGGGTGTGGTAGGGCAGGGTGCAGAGTTGCAGATTCTTCTTACTCGTCTGGAccaagtggacacaggacgcaaCCCTTGTATCAGAGAAGCACGGCGTAGGGCTGTGTTAGAAGTTCAGGCAGTCATCACCTACCTGGACCTTTGGGAAGCCCTTGGGCGCCGGAATCCTGGCCCTGATGAGCCCCTGCCTCATGCAGCGGTGTGGAGCGTTCTGGGGAACTTGTCTGACTTGCAGGCCCAAGTGCTGGGCTTTGACGGTAAGAGAGCTGACAAAAGCTACATGGTGCTTGAGGAGTTGCTGACTAAACAGCTACTGGCTCTGGATGCTGTGGACCCTCAGGGGGACCCGGGAACAAAAACGGCCCGAAAACAAGCAGTAAAATATGCCCAGAATATCCTCAGCTACTTGGACATGAAGACGGATGAGTGGGAATATTGA
- the bag5 gene encoding BAG family molecular chaperone regulator 5 isoform X1 gives MCANVFGVLKSLFGKPFDGGKRTMDHGSQQQQQQTQQMPGTFQAFAGPQDPYPGQHPTLAQLDELQREVAALRQQVCSFSGLQSDREYKRLERELTQLLLEIDKVETEGRMDLQQARKRAAGEVEGLLRYLEGNANHPSRLAIEELSREAQSLLLAGVVAPFRQGQAQEASETGEELVEAVQDVAMRLAQVKTGGSVPLRKARYRALTRVCAVQEVLEGRVRLHTLALPLSDETHEAVQRINHVMVQVSGARCQLVALLMGLSGRDSCTHLARVLTELLVELDALDVSSNTAVRNYRKQVVEEINGLLKHLDLEGEGDDTFRYDLAHNDSIREIEAIRSRVSVLRAEVLRQGVVGQGAELQILLTRLDQVDTGRNPCIREARRRAVLEVQAVITYLDLWEALGRRNPGPDEPLPHAAVWSVLGNLSDLQAQVLGFDGKRADKSYMVLEELLTKQLLALDAVDPQGDPGTKTARKQAVKYAQNILSYLDMKTDEWEY, from the exons ATGTGCGCGAACGTCTTTGGCGTGTTAAAAAG CCTTTTCGGGAAGCCCTTTGATGGTGGGAAGAGGACAATGGATCATGGCAgccagcagcaacagcagcagacTCAGCAGATGCCAGGGACGTTCCAAGCATTTGCGGGACCTCAGGATCCATACCCGGGGCAGCATCCTACCCTTGCACAGCTGGATGAACTACAGAGGGAAGTGGCTGCACTGAGGCAGCAAGTCTGCTCATTTAGCGGCCTGCAGAGCGACAGAGAGTACAAGCGACTTGAGCGTGAGCTGACCCAGCTTCTGCTGGAGATCGATAAG GTGGAGACAGAGGGTCGGATGGACTTACAGCAGGCTAGAAAGCGGGCAGCAGGTGAGGTTGAGGGGCTTCTTCGCTACCTGGAGGGTAATGCTAATCACCCATCTCGACTGGCCATAGAGGAGCTGAGTCGGGAGGCACAGAGCCTCCTGCTGGCTGGGGTGGTGGCCCCATTCCGGCAGGGTCAGGCCCAGGAAGCCTCAGAGACTGGTGAAGAACTGGTGGAAGCGGTGCAGGACGTGGCCATGCGGCTGGCCCAGGTGAAGACCGGAGGGAGCGTGCCTCTCAGAAAGGCTCGTTATCGAGCTCTCACGCGGGTCTGTGCCGTACAAGAAGTTCTGGAGGGCCGTGTGCGCCTGCACACACTTGCACTGCCTTTGTCTGATGAGACCCATGAAGCTGTGCAGCGCATCAATCACGTGATGGTGCAG GTGAGTGGTGCCCGTTGCCAGCTGGTGGCCCTGCTGATGGGACTAAGTGGGCGTGACAGCTGTACCCACTTAGCACGAGTTCTCACTGAGCTGCTAGTGGAACTTGATGCTCTTGATGTGTCCAGTAACACAGCAGTCAGGAACTACAGAAAACAGGTGGTGGAGGAGATCAATGGCCTACTCAAACACCTCGACCTGGAGGGGGAAGGCGATGACACTTTCAG GTATGACTTGGCACATAATGACTCTATCCGTGAAATTGAAGCTATCCGGAGTCGTGTCTCTGTGCTGCGGGCGGAGGTCCTTCGGCAGGGTGTGGTAGGGCAGGGTGCAGAGTTGCAGATTCTTCTTACTCGTCTGGAccaagtggacacaggacgcaaCCCTTGTATCAGAGAAGCACGGCGTAGGGCTGTGTTAGAAGTTCAGGCAGTCATCACCTACCTGGACCTTTGGGAAGCCCTTGGGCGCCGGAATCCTGGCCCTGATGAGCCCCTGCCTCATGCAGCGGTGTGGAGCGTTCTGGGGAACTTGTCTGACTTGCAGGCCCAAGTGCTGGGCTTTGACGGTAAGAGAGCTGACAAAAGCTACATGGTGCTTGAGGAGTTGCTGACTAAACAGCTACTGGCTCTGGATGCTGTGGACCCTCAGGGGGACCCGGGAACAAAAACGGCCCGAAAACAAGCAGTAAAATATGCCCAGAATATCCTCAGCTACTTGGACATGAAGACGGATGAGTGGGAATATTGA
- the bag5 gene encoding BAG family molecular chaperone regulator 5 isoform X4, which translates to MDHGSQQQQQQTQQMPGTFQAFAGPQDPYPGQHPTLAQLDELQREVAALRQQVCSFSGLQSDREYKRLERELTQLLLEIDKVETEGRMDLQQARKRAAGEVEGLLRYLEGNANHPSRLAIEELSREAQSLLLAGVVAPFRQGQAQEASETGEELVEAVQDVAMRLAQVKTGGSVPLRKARYRALTRVCAVQEVLEGRVRLHTLALPLSDETHEAVQRINHVMVQVSGARCQLVALLMGLSGRDSCTHLARVLTELLVELDALDVSSNTAVRNYRKQVVEEINGLLKHLDLEGEGDDTFRYDLAHNDSIREIEAIRSRVSVLRAEVLRQGVVGQGAELQILLTRLDQVDTGRNPCIREARRRAVLEVQAVITYLDLWEALGRRNPGPDEPLPHAAVWSVLGNLSDLQAQVLGFDGKRADKSYMVLEELLTKQLLALDAVDPQGDPGTKTARKQAVKYAQNILSYLDMKTDEWEY; encoded by the exons ATGGATCATGGCAgccagcagcaacagcagcagacTCAGCAGATGCCAGGGACGTTCCAAGCATTTGCGGGACCTCAGGATCCATACCCGGGGCAGCATCCTACCCTTGCACAGCTGGATGAACTACAGAGGGAAGTGGCTGCACTGAGGCAGCAAGTCTGCTCATTTAGCGGCCTGCAGAGCGACAGAGAGTACAAGCGACTTGAGCGTGAGCTGACCCAGCTTCTGCTGGAGATCGATAAG GTGGAGACAGAGGGTCGGATGGACTTACAGCAGGCTAGAAAGCGGGCAGCAGGTGAGGTTGAGGGGCTTCTTCGCTACCTGGAGGGTAATGCTAATCACCCATCTCGACTGGCCATAGAGGAGCTGAGTCGGGAGGCACAGAGCCTCCTGCTGGCTGGGGTGGTGGCCCCATTCCGGCAGGGTCAGGCCCAGGAAGCCTCAGAGACTGGTGAAGAACTGGTGGAAGCGGTGCAGGACGTGGCCATGCGGCTGGCCCAGGTGAAGACCGGAGGGAGCGTGCCTCTCAGAAAGGCTCGTTATCGAGCTCTCACGCGGGTCTGTGCCGTACAAGAAGTTCTGGAGGGCCGTGTGCGCCTGCACACACTTGCACTGCCTTTGTCTGATGAGACCCATGAAGCTGTGCAGCGCATCAATCACGTGATGGTGCAG GTGAGTGGTGCCCGTTGCCAGCTGGTGGCCCTGCTGATGGGACTAAGTGGGCGTGACAGCTGTACCCACTTAGCACGAGTTCTCACTGAGCTGCTAGTGGAACTTGATGCTCTTGATGTGTCCAGTAACACAGCAGTCAGGAACTACAGAAAACAGGTGGTGGAGGAGATCAATGGCCTACTCAAACACCTCGACCTGGAGGGGGAAGGCGATGACACTTTCAG GTATGACTTGGCACATAATGACTCTATCCGTGAAATTGAAGCTATCCGGAGTCGTGTCTCTGTGCTGCGGGCGGAGGTCCTTCGGCAGGGTGTGGTAGGGCAGGGTGCAGAGTTGCAGATTCTTCTTACTCGTCTGGAccaagtggacacaggacgcaaCCCTTGTATCAGAGAAGCACGGCGTAGGGCTGTGTTAGAAGTTCAGGCAGTCATCACCTACCTGGACCTTTGGGAAGCCCTTGGGCGCCGGAATCCTGGCCCTGATGAGCCCCTGCCTCATGCAGCGGTGTGGAGCGTTCTGGGGAACTTGTCTGACTTGCAGGCCCAAGTGCTGGGCTTTGACGGTAAGAGAGCTGACAAAAGCTACATGGTGCTTGAGGAGTTGCTGACTAAACAGCTACTGGCTCTGGATGCTGTGGACCCTCAGGGGGACCCGGGAACAAAAACGGCCCGAAAACAAGCAGTAAAATATGCCCAGAATATCCTCAGCTACTTGGACATGAAGACGGATGAGTGGGAATATTGA
- the coa8 gene encoding cytochrome c oxidase assembly factor 8 isoform X2 — MSVSGIRCLFVRSQCCTRVIGTSARHCATHKSREAQHDETKFIPGPTSKYDWIGPPDRLSNLRPVIYHIPENESQLERRLRHLRQETEDWNREFWTHQNVTFVKEKEEYILSQLKAKGLTERDENGRKRTLGSEEMAVFYKHFLDKNCKKHASYNKEWYRRNFTITILMAKVVLHNMWRMITGHSQSIAKSGMRQK; from the exons ATGAGTGTGAGCGGAATACGTTGTTTGTTCGTTCGTTCTCAGTGTTGCACTCGTGTTATCGGGACGAGCGCGCGACACTGCGCCACACACAAATCACGCGAGGCACAACACGACGAG ACAAAATTCATCCCAGGGCCAACCTCTAAATATGACTGGATTGGGCCACCGGACAGACTGTCAAACCTGCGGCCAGTGATCTATCACATCCCCGAAAACGAGAGCCAGTTGGAGAGGAGACTGAGACATCTGAGACAGGAAACCGAGGATTGGAACCGCGAGTTCTGGACTCACCAAAATGTCACATTTGTCAAG gaaAAAGAGGAATACATACTGTCACAGCTGAAGGCAAAGGGGTTGACAGAAAGAGACGAAAATG ggcgAAAAAGGACTTTAGGTAGCGAAGAAATGGCAGTTTTCTACAAACATTTCCTAgacaaaaactgtaaaaaacatgCCAGTTATAACAA AGAATGGTATAGACGAAACTTCACCATCACAATCCTGATGGCCAAAGTTGTTTTGCACAATATGTGGAGGATGATAACTGGTCATTCACAGAGTATAGCCAAATCCGGCATGAGGCAAAAATAA
- the coa8 gene encoding cytochrome c oxidase assembly factor 8 isoform X1, with the protein MSVSGIRCLFVRSQCCTRVIGTSARHCATHKSREAQHDEKTKFIPGPTSKYDWIGPPDRLSNLRPVIYHIPENESQLERRLRHLRQETEDWNREFWTHQNVTFVKEKEEYILSQLKAKGLTERDENGRKRTLGSEEMAVFYKHFLDKNCKKHASYNKEWYRRNFTITILMAKVVLHNMWRMITGHSQSIAKSGMRQK; encoded by the exons ATGAGTGTGAGCGGAATACGTTGTTTGTTCGTTCGTTCTCAGTGTTGCACTCGTGTTATCGGGACGAGCGCGCGACACTGCGCCACACACAAATCACGCGAGGCACAACACGACGAG AAGACAAAATTCATCCCAGGGCCAACCTCTAAATATGACTGGATTGGGCCACCGGACAGACTGTCAAACCTGCGGCCAGTGATCTATCACATCCCCGAAAACGAGAGCCAGTTGGAGAGGAGACTGAGACATCTGAGACAGGAAACCGAGGATTGGAACCGCGAGTTCTGGACTCACCAAAATGTCACATTTGTCAAG gaaAAAGAGGAATACATACTGTCACAGCTGAAGGCAAAGGGGTTGACAGAAAGAGACGAAAATG ggcgAAAAAGGACTTTAGGTAGCGAAGAAATGGCAGTTTTCTACAAACATTTCCTAgacaaaaactgtaaaaaacatgCCAGTTATAACAA AGAATGGTATAGACGAAACTTCACCATCACAATCCTGATGGCCAAAGTTGTTTTGCACAATATGTGGAGGATGATAACTGGTCATTCACAGAGTATAGCCAAATCCGGCATGAGGCAAAAATAA